From a single Athene noctua chromosome 2, bAthNoc1.hap1.1, whole genome shotgun sequence genomic region:
- the LOC141957133 gene encoding C-C chemokine receptor type 8-like, which produces MNPTSQFLGTTEYDYGYDENTAPCNEGDSFHRFKSLFLPILYCLVFVFCLLGNSLVLWVLLTRKRLTTMTDICLLNLAASDLLFVVPLPFQAHYASDQWVFGNTMCKIMAGIYYTGFYSSIFFITLMSIDRYIAIVHAVYAMKIRTASCGIIISIILWLVAGLASVPNIIFNQQLEIEQSLQCVSTYPPGNNTWKVASQFAANILGLLIPLSILICCYAQILKNLQKCKNRNKIKAIKMIFIIVIVFFLFWTPFNIALFLDSLQSMHIINDCKASYQIALALQLTETISFIHCCLNPLIYAFAGMTFKAHLKGLLQSCVCVLSSPVGGARAGQPFPAPTQLSGCSDSTGFL; this is translated from the coding sequence ATGAATCCCACAAGCCAGTTCCTTGGCACCACAGAATATGACTATGGATATGATGAAAACACTGCTCCGTGCAATGAAGGAGACAGCTTTCACAGGTTCAAATCCCTCTTTCTGCCAATTCTTTACTGCCTTGTGTTTGTCTTTTGCCTTCTGGGAAACTCCTTGGTTCTTTGGGTTCTCCTGACCAGGAAAAGGCTAACAACGATGACTGACATCTGCCTCCTGAACCTCGCAGCCTCCGATCTCCTCTTCGTTGTGCCTCTCCCTTTCCAAGCCCACTATGCTTCAGACCAGTGGGTTTTTGGCAACACTATGTGCAAAATAATGGCTGGCATTTATTACACAGGCTTTTAtagcagtattttctttataaCCCTCATGAGCATAGACAGGTATATAGCAATTGTCCATGCTGTCTATGCCATGAAGATACGGACAGCCTCTTGTGGCATAATTATCAGTATAATCCTGTGGCTAGTGGCTGGCTTGGCTTCTGTACCCAACATCATATTCAACCAGCAGCTGGAAATCGAGCAGTCTTTGCAGTGTGTTTCCACATACCCCCCAGGCAACAATACCTGGAAGGTTGCTTCTCAGTTTGCAGCCAATATCTTAGGCCTCTTGATTCCCCTTAGCATCCTCATTTGCTGCTACGCCCAGATACTGAAAAACCTGCAAAAATGCAAGAATCGGAACAAGATCAAAGCGATCAAGATGATTTTCATCATCGtcattgttttcttcctcttctggaCTCCCTTTAACATCGCACTGTTCCTAGACTCTCTGCAGAGCATGCACATCATCAATGACTGTAAGGCGAGCTACCAGATagctctggctctgcagctgACAGAAACCATCTCCTTCATCCACTGCTGCCTGAACCCCCTGATCTATGCCTTTGCAGGGATGACATTCAAGGCCCACCTTAAAGGATTACTTCAGTCCTGTGTCTGTGTCCTCTCCAGCCCTGTGGGAGGTGCCAGGGCTGGTCAGCCGTTtccagcacccacccagctcTCTGGCTGCTCTGACAGCACAGGGTTCCTGTGA